Genomic segment of Bacteroides stercoris ATCC 43183:
TTGCAACGATATTTTAATATGAAACGATACAGACAACATATCTTATATATAAGCCTTTGCCTGGGACTGCTCATTGCTCCTTTTTGTTGCAGCAATATCGGGGCGAAGGATTTTGTTGTCGTTATCGACGCCGGACACGGCGGACACGACCCCGGCGCCATCGGCAGAATCTCCAAAGAAAAGAACATAAACCTGAATGTCGCACTCAAGCTCGGCAAGCAGATACAAAAGAACTGCCCGGATGTAAAAGTCGTATATACCCGTACGCGGGATGTCTTTATTCCTCTAAACCGACGCGCGGAAATAGCCAACGATGCCAAAGCGGACCTATTCATCTCAATCCACACCAATGCGCTTGCCAATAACCGGACTGCCAAAGGCGCATCCACCTGGACGTTAGGTCTTGCCAAATCGGATGCCAACCTTGAAGTTGCCAAACGGGAAAACTCGGTCATTCTTTACGAAAGCGACTATAAGACCCGCTATGCAGGATTTAATCCCAATTCCGCCGAGTCCTACATTATCTTCGAGTTCATGCAGGATAAATATATGTCGCAAAGCGTGCATCTGGCATCACTTGTACAAAAGCATTTCCGCAACACCTGCCGGCGGGTAGACCGGGGCGTGCACCAGGCCGGTTTTCTGGTATTGAAAGCCAGTGCCATGCCCAGTATTCTGGTCGAACTCGGCTTTATCTCCACACCCGAAGAAGAACGTTATCTAAACACGGATGCAGGAACCGGCACCCTTGCCGACGGTATTTTCCGTGCTTTCCTTACTTATAAACGGGAACAGGAAATCCGGTTGAACGGAAGCAGCCAGACCATTCTGCCGGAAGACCTGCCACAGCCGGAAGAGAAAACGTCCGCTCCTGCCGATGCCACACCCGAAACAGAGAAAAAAGCGACCGCCCGGAACAACAAACCGGCCCCCCAGCCTTCGGAAAAAGCAACCGTTGCGCAGACAGAGGACAAAGCCCCTGTGTTCAAGATACAGATACTCACCTCTTCCCGTCCGCTGGCCAAGAACGACAAGCGGCTGAAAGGATTGAAAGATGTGGATTATTATAAGGAAGGCGGCCTGTACAAATACACCTATGGCACATCTTCCGATTATAATAAGGTGTTACGCACCAAACGTTCAATTACGGCAAAATTCAAGGATGCTTTCATCATAGCCTTTAAAAACGGCAGGAAAGTAAACGTAAATACTGCCATCAGAGAATTTAAAAACAAAAGAAATAAATAAAATAC
This window contains:
- a CDS encoding N-acetylmuramoyl-L-alanine amidase is translated as MKRYRQHILYISLCLGLLIAPFCCSNIGAKDFVVVIDAGHGGHDPGAIGRISKEKNINLNVALKLGKQIQKNCPDVKVVYTRTRDVFIPLNRRAEIANDAKADLFISIHTNALANNRTAKGASTWTLGLAKSDANLEVAKRENSVILYESDYKTRYAGFNPNSAESYIIFEFMQDKYMSQSVHLASLVQKHFRNTCRRVDRGVHQAGFLVLKASAMPSILVELGFISTPEEERYLNTDAGTGTLADGIFRAFLTYKREQEIRLNGSSQTILPEDLPQPEEKTSAPADATPETEKKATARNNKPAPQPSEKATVAQTEDKAPVFKIQILTSSRPLAKNDKRLKGLKDVDYYKEGGLYKYTYGTSSDYNKVLRTKRSITAKFKDAFIIAFKNGRKVNVNTAIREFKNKRNK